The Amaranthus tricolor cultivar Red isolate AtriRed21 chromosome 6, ASM2621246v1, whole genome shotgun sequence genome has a segment encoding these proteins:
- the LOC130814838 gene encoding vacuolar protein sorting-associated protein 2 homolog 1, with translation MSFLFGKRKSPAELLRENKRMLDKSIREIERERQGLQTQEKKLIVEIKKSAKQGQMGAVRVMAKDLIRTRHQIEKFYKLKSQLQGVSLRIQTLKSTQAMGEAMKGVTKAMGQMNRQMNLPSLQKIMQEFERQNERMELTSEVMADAIDDALEGDEEEEETDELVNQVLDEIGIDVNQELVNAPSSAVAAPAAKTKVPQAEPTGNDDGGIDDDLQARLDNLRRM, from the exons ATGAGTTTTCTCTTCGGAAAGCGTAAATCTCCTGCAG AACTGCTGCGGGAGAACAAGAGAATGTTGGATAAGTCTATTCGAGAAATCGAAAGAGAAAGACAGGGTTTGCAAACACAAGAGAAGAAGTTGATTgtagaaattaagaaaagtgcTAAGCAAGGACAGATG GGAGCTGTCAGAGTCATGGCAAAAGATCTGATTAGAACACGACATCAAATTGAGAAATTTTACAAGCTTAAATCGCAGCTTCAAGGTGTATCTTTGAGAATTCAG ACACTGAAATCTACACAAGCGATGGGAGAAGCGATGAAAGGAGTCACAAAAGCTATGGGACAAATGAATCGGCAGATGAACCTACCATCACTCCAGAAAATAATGCAAGAATTTGAGAGGCAAAACGAGAGGATGGAACTGACTAGTGAAGTCATGGCGGATGCTATTGATGACGCTTTGGAGGGtgatgaggaagaggaagaaacaGACGAGCTTGTTAACCAGGTTCTTGATGAAATTGGTATTGATGTTAACCAAGAG CTTGTAAATGCACCATCATCTGCAGTGGCTGCTCCTGCTGCTAAGACCAAGGTGCCACAGGCGGAACCGACAGGGAATGATGACGGTGGGATTGATGATGACTTGCAGGCAAGGTTGGATAATTTGAGAAGAATGTAG
- the LOC130814839 gene encoding RING-H2 finger protein ATL52-like has translation MGDSPNYHVVPPSFNEQQTNNQYNLSMLYCGFFVVATAGLILAIYHCVAMHWCGDHPSIWVRPTETAASNQRFHGQNKVINQFDSIVFRYKKSEEQKGSNNGIDSEDCVVCLCGFEEGEDIRKLVRCKHSFHAQCIDMWLYSHFDCPLCRAPVATLARSNCSGSGFYGSANPV, from the coding sequence atggGGGATTCTCCAAATTACCATGTAGTTCCACCATCATTCAACGAGCAACAAACAAACAATCAGTACAATCTAAGCATGCTCTACTGCGGATTCTTCGTAGTGGCGACTGCAGGACTCATACTCGCAATCTACCACTGCGTAGCTATGCATTGGTGTGGCGATCATCCATCTATTTGGGTCAGACCCACTGAAACCGCTGCATCGAATCAGCGGTTTCATGGTCAGAATAAAGTCATAAATCAGTTTGATTCGATTGTTTTTAGGTACAAAAAGAGTGAAGAACAAAAAGGTAGTAATAACGGTATAGATAGTGAAGATTGTGTAGTATGTTTATGTGGGTTTGAAGAAGGGGAAGATATAAGAAAATTGGTTAGATGTAAGCACAGTTTTCACGCTCAGTGTATTGATATGTGGCTTTATTCACATTTTGATTGTCCGCTGTGTCGTGCACCTGTTGCTACTCTTGCACGGTCCAATTGTTCAGGTTCAGGTTTTTATGGTTCTGCTAATCCTGTGTAA